One Streptomyces mobaraensis NBRC 13819 = DSM 40847 DNA segment encodes these proteins:
- a CDS encoding GNAT family N-acetyltransferase, which yields MRIRPPHPAELPLLQDVERAAGERFREVGMAEIAADEPLPLDELEEYRRAGRAWVATAEAGGRDVAGSPPAVVAYLLADRVDGNLHVEQVSVHPAAARRGVGRALLEHLASAARAAGVPALTLTTFADVPWNAPYYERCGFRRLADDEITPELRAVREREAAHGLDRWPRVCMRREV from the coding sequence ATGCGCATACGCCCTCCCCACCCCGCCGAACTCCCGCTCCTCCAGGACGTCGAACGGGCCGCGGGCGAGCGGTTCCGCGAGGTCGGCATGGCGGAGATCGCCGCGGACGAGCCGCTTCCGCTCGACGAACTGGAGGAGTACCGCCGGGCCGGGCGGGCTTGGGTCGCCACGGCGGAGGCCGGGGGACGGGACGTGGCCGGAAGCCCGCCGGCCGTCGTCGCGTACCTGCTCGCCGACCGGGTCGACGGCAACCTCCACGTCGAGCAGGTCTCCGTCCACCCCGCCGCCGCCCGCCGGGGCGTCGGACGGGCCCTGCTGGAGCACCTCGCGTCCGCCGCCCGCGCGGCGGGGGTCCCCGCGCTGACCCTGACCACGTTCGCGGACGTCCCCTGGAACGCGCCCTACTACGAGCGCTGCGGCTTCCGCCGGCTGGCCGACGACGAGATCACCCCGGAACTCCGGGCGGTCCGGGAGCGGGAGGCCGCGCACGGGCTGGACCGGTGGCCGCGGGTGTGCATGCGCCGGGAGGTGTGA
- a CDS encoding L-2-amino-thiazoline-4-carboxylic acid hydrolase, translating into MTDHSSETTTTDPVDQTHLAIEAFFTALAEHHSVPDGLTSRLRDRYERLRTDQRHLAEDEPSRHNLAVSLAVLAAYRELSPGLPDAELLPLLERAFVEPLRAEMLAGVAAALDAAPDPFALMVEFSRRRERDYFGPAFAFSHPRDDDREHIAQVDRCFYHQVLEANGAGRLTPVLCAFDANWSDAVDPERHGFAFERPTTIGHGGPHCPFTFRRTTGREDPPRVTAP; encoded by the coding sequence GTGACTGATCACTCCTCCGAGACCACCACCACCGATCCGGTGGACCAGACCCACCTCGCCATCGAGGCGTTCTTCACCGCGCTCGCGGAACACCACTCCGTCCCGGACGGCCTCACCTCCCGCCTCCGCGACCGGTACGAGCGCCTCCGCACCGACCAGCGGCACCTGGCCGAGGACGAGCCGTCCCGGCACAACCTGGCCGTCTCCCTCGCCGTCCTGGCCGCGTACCGGGAACTTTCCCCCGGGCTCCCCGACGCGGAGCTGCTGCCGCTCCTGGAGCGGGCGTTCGTCGAACCGCTCCGGGCGGAGATGCTGGCCGGGGTCGCCGCCGCGCTCGACGCCGCGCCGGACCCGTTCGCGCTGATGGTGGAGTTCAGCCGGCGGCGCGAACGCGACTACTTCGGGCCCGCCTTCGCCTTCAGCCACCCCCGGGACGACGACCGGGAGCACATCGCCCAGGTGGACCGCTGCTTCTACCACCAGGTGCTGGAGGCGAACGGCGCCGGGCGGCTGACGCCGGTGCTCTGCGCCTTCGACGCCAACTGGAGCGACGCCGTCGACCCGGAGCGGCACGGCTTCGCCTTCGAGCGGCCGACGACCATCGGGCACGGCGGCCCGCACTGCCCGTTCACGTTCCGCCGCACGACCGGCCGGGAGGACCCGCCGCGGGTCACCGCCCCGTGA
- the lysA gene encoding diaminopimelate decarboxylase, producing the protein MAPASPATPATAATPAASTPPAAPSAPEAVGPAPLWPASARTLPSGEVALGGVPLAELADRFGTPAYVLDEDEVRARARAWRAALPGAGIAYAGKAFLCRAMVRWIDEEGLDLDVCSAGELDLAVHAGFPAERVVLHGNAKSPADLRAALRFGVGRIVLDSAGEIARLAALIPAGTRQRVLLRVVPGVAAGAHAAVRTGVEGQKFGLPIAGGEAEEAVVRVLGQPRLELVGLHCHLGSQITSTDPYTTAVRKLVELLARLRDRHGVTLPELDLGGGFGIAYRPGDPAVDPAAYADRVTAELALRCAHAELPVPRLTVEPGRWIAGPAGVALYRVLAVKTTGGRTFVAVDGGMSDNPRPALYGARYTVHLANRSSLAPARAVTVVGRHCEAGDVLAEDVALPADLRPGDLLAVPAAGAYHLSMASAYNHVGRPPVAAVSGGRARLVVRRETLEDLRSRDVGV; encoded by the coding sequence ATCGCCCCCGCAAGCCCCGCGACCCCCGCGACTGCAGCGACCCCCGCAGCGTCCACACCCCCGGCGGCCCCCAGCGCCCCGGAAGCCGTCGGCCCGGCCCCCCTGTGGCCGGCCTCCGCGCGTACCCTGCCCTCCGGCGAGGTGGCGCTCGGCGGGGTCCCGCTGGCCGAACTGGCCGACCGTTTCGGCACCCCGGCGTACGTCCTCGACGAGGACGAGGTCCGCGCCCGGGCGCGCGCCTGGCGCGCCGCGCTCCCCGGCGCCGGGATCGCCTACGCCGGCAAGGCGTTCCTCTGCCGCGCCATGGTCCGCTGGATCGACGAGGAGGGGCTGGACCTCGACGTCTGCTCCGCCGGGGAGCTGGACCTCGCCGTGCACGCCGGTTTCCCGGCCGAGCGCGTCGTCCTGCACGGCAACGCCAAGAGCCCCGCCGACCTGCGCGCCGCGCTCCGGTTCGGTGTCGGCCGGATCGTCCTGGACAGCGCGGGCGAGATCGCCCGGCTGGCCGCGCTCATACCCGCCGGGACGAGGCAGCGGGTGCTGCTGCGGGTCGTCCCCGGAGTGGCGGCGGGGGCGCACGCGGCGGTACGGACGGGGGTGGAGGGGCAGAAGTTCGGGCTGCCGATCGCGGGCGGCGAGGCCGAGGAGGCGGTGGTGCGCGTCCTCGGCCAGCCCCGGCTCGAACTCGTCGGCCTGCACTGCCACCTCGGTTCGCAGATCACCTCCACCGACCCGTACACGACCGCCGTCCGGAAGCTCGTCGAGTTGCTCGCCCGGCTGCGCGACCGGCACGGCGTCACCCTTCCCGAGCTGGACCTGGGCGGCGGCTTCGGCATCGCCTACCGCCCCGGCGACCCAGCCGTGGACCCCGCCGCGTACGCCGACCGCGTCACCGCGGAACTCGCCCTGCGCTGCGCCCACGCCGAACTCCCCGTCCCCCGGCTGACGGTCGAGCCGGGCCGCTGGATCGCGGGACCCGCCGGGGTCGCGCTCTACCGGGTGCTGGCCGTCAAGACGACGGGCGGGCGCACCTTCGTCGCCGTCGACGGCGGGATGAGCGACAACCCCCGGCCCGCCCTCTACGGTGCCCGCTACACCGTCCACTTGGCGAACCGTTCCTCCTTGGCACCGGCCCGTGCCGTGACGGTGGTCGGGCGGCACTGCGAGGCCGGTGACGTGCTGGCCGAGGACGTCGCCCTCCCCGCCGATCTGCGCCCGGGCGACCTCCTGGCGGTCCCGGCGGCGGGCGCCTACCACCTGTCCATGGCCTCCGCCTACAACCACGTCGGCCGCCCGCCCGTGGCGGCGGTGTCGGGAGGGCGGGCGCGGCTCGTCGTCCGCCGGGAGACGCTCGAGGATCTGCGGAGCCGCGACGTCGGGGTGTAG
- a CDS encoding MgtC/SapB family protein encodes MMVQEWHMAANIGAGLGLGSVIGLERQWRARMAGLRTNALVAAGSALFVLLSTYGFSDATSTTGYDGSRVAAQIVSGIGFLGAGVIMRDGLRVRGLNTAATLWCSAAVGALAGTGLYVIAILGTAGVVAANTLLRPLARRLDREPRGGAEVATDYHFEVVCTEPEEAHVRTLVVQAVGRPGFRLRSVHSRDAEDVGKVTVSAELTTERRDDSLLEEAVSRLSLEPAVSAVSWTVLNASDEESEGDGDDDDYSPAGRARRRVRNLFTGR; translated from the coding sequence ATGATGGTGCAGGAGTGGCACATGGCGGCCAATATCGGGGCCGGGCTGGGGCTGGGCTCGGTGATCGGGCTGGAGCGTCAGTGGCGGGCCCGGATGGCGGGGCTGCGGACGAACGCCCTCGTCGCCGCCGGGTCCGCGCTCTTCGTGCTCCTCTCCACGTACGGCTTCTCCGACGCCACCAGCACCACGGGCTACGACGGTTCCCGGGTGGCGGCGCAGATCGTCTCGGGCATCGGTTTCCTCGGCGCGGGCGTCATCATGCGCGACGGCCTGCGGGTGCGCGGGCTGAACACGGCCGCCACCCTGTGGTGTTCGGCCGCCGTCGGCGCGCTCGCCGGCACCGGGCTGTACGTGATCGCGATCCTCGGCACGGCCGGCGTCGTCGCCGCCAACACCCTGCTGCGGCCGCTCGCCCGGCGGCTGGACCGGGAGCCGCGCGGCGGGGCGGAGGTGGCGACCGACTACCACTTCGAGGTCGTCTGCACCGAACCCGAGGAGGCGCACGTCCGCACCCTCGTCGTCCAGGCCGTCGGCCGCCCCGGCTTCCGGCTGCGCTCGGTGCACAGCCGCGACGCGGAGGACGTCGGGAAGGTCACCGTCTCCGCCGAACTGACCACCGAGCGCCGCGACGACAGCCTCCTGGAGGAGGCCGTCAGCCGGCTCTCCCTCGAACCGGCGGTCTCGGCGGTCAGCTGGACCGTCCTGAACGCCTCCGACGAGGAGTCGGAGGGCGACGGGGACGACGACGACTACAGCCCGGCCGGACGGGCCCGGCGGCGGGTGCGGAACCTGTTCACGGGCCGGTGA
- a CDS encoding ATP-binding protein, whose amino-acid sequence MSGRTTRREFRADRRAVFGARRYVESVCQDWKIRAELTASAVLLVSELATNAVLHAKGGEGVFELCLRRRRGVLVVEVTDSSGLSVPEPASNVPEFVVEVPYAGCDKGFDLDCVSQSGRGLLIVACLAAKWGVRQRLDGPGKTVWAHLKVE is encoded by the coding sequence ATGTCCGGACGCACGACCCGACGCGAGTTCCGAGCTGATCGGAGAGCTGTTTTCGGTGCTCGGAGGTATGTCGAATCGGTGTGCCAGGACTGGAAGATTCGAGCCGAGCTGACCGCGTCGGCTGTCCTTCTGGTCAGTGAACTGGCGACCAATGCTGTGCTGCACGCCAAAGGGGGCGAGGGCGTGTTCGAGCTCTGTCTGCGCCGCAGACGCGGAGTGCTTGTTGTCGAAGTGACCGACTCGTCTGGCTTGAGCGTTCCTGAACCGGCCTCGAACGTGCCTGAGTTCGTTGTCGAGGTGCCATACGCAGGTTGCGATAAGGGGTTTGACCTCGATTGCGTCAGCCAATCGGGCCGAGGTCTCCTGATCGTCGCCTGCCTTGCGGCGAAGTGGGGAGTTCGGCAGCGGCTGGACGGTCCCGGTAAGACCGTGTGGGCCCACCTCAAAGTGGAATAG
- a CDS encoding FG-GAP-like repeat-containing protein — protein MTPHRWSRSLATVLAMAACGVSATAAVAAPGPTGSGTAPKPVPSASAPAHRATPSAVEKFWTADRLAAAVPLDAGRGAPGALPRPGVSRLAPPGPVGTAPKGIPKGVYGDGIPAVGTFFFDTKATGATYCSASIVRSAHRNLVLTAGHCAKHAAEKGIFIPQFRKGKAVKDQPFGGYPVQKAFTYANYQPNSMRADSDLDFAFLRVGPEYQRKKQVEEVTGAGLRLRDTPRLANQVTVHGYPHLSGNGQRAISCTVPTERLAGFRQMLMRCSGFYGGVSGGPWVTGYNAKTRTGDVIGNVGGYYGGGPPRSSGHDDWMSYSPVYGQEIQDLYRAAVADRAPGTAPLRGLYEGKLAGPASDWKYATHVMAADVDADGRDDLLVIWKDGEATLYPGDGRGGFGTPRTLAKQQSFWKNARSVTTGDFTGDGRPDLMVLWAKDDKKDTSTGKVSVYSDISAARLTGTKEYVVQQAGSEWKYATAITAGAYDPGKADDVVVRWKDGDVTLHSGVTGGGTGRERTLVSKDAAWKDAVSLTTAQLSGKGADLLVRRADGKLEAFSGITATSGRLGASAVLQPAHPSYTRNSAMAAGDFTTSGRRADLLVRWTEGETSLYEGTGPKRIGTWKTMVSP, from the coding sequence TTGACACCTCACAGATGGTCCCGGAGCCTCGCCACCGTCCTCGCCATGGCGGCCTGTGGCGTCTCCGCCACCGCCGCCGTGGCGGCCCCCGGGCCTACGGGCTCCGGCACCGCGCCGAAACCCGTACCCTCCGCGTCGGCCCCGGCCCACCGCGCGACCCCGTCCGCCGTCGAGAAGTTCTGGACGGCCGACCGCCTCGCCGCGGCCGTGCCGCTGGACGCCGGCCGGGGCGCGCCCGGCGCGTTGCCGCGCCCCGGAGTCTCCCGGCTGGCTCCGCCCGGACCCGTGGGCACCGCCCCCAAGGGCATACCCAAGGGCGTGTACGGCGACGGCATCCCCGCCGTCGGCACGTTCTTCTTCGACACCAAGGCCACGGGCGCCACGTACTGCTCCGCGAGCATCGTCCGCAGCGCGCACCGGAATCTCGTCCTCACCGCCGGGCACTGCGCCAAGCACGCGGCCGAGAAGGGCATCTTCATCCCGCAGTTCCGCAAGGGCAAGGCGGTGAAGGACCAGCCCTTCGGCGGCTACCCGGTCCAGAAGGCGTTCACGTACGCCAACTACCAGCCCAACAGCATGCGGGCCGACTCCGACCTCGACTTCGCGTTCCTGCGCGTCGGCCCGGAGTACCAGCGCAAGAAGCAGGTGGAGGAGGTCACCGGCGCCGGACTGCGGCTCCGCGACACCCCGCGCCTCGCCAACCAGGTCACCGTCCACGGCTACCCGCACCTCAGCGGCAACGGCCAGCGGGCGATCAGCTGCACCGTGCCGACCGAGCGCCTCGCCGGCTTCCGCCAGATGCTGATGCGGTGCTCCGGGTTCTACGGCGGCGTCTCCGGCGGGCCGTGGGTCACCGGCTACAACGCCAAGACGCGCACCGGCGACGTCATCGGCAACGTCGGCGGCTACTACGGCGGAGGCCCGCCGCGCAGCTCCGGCCACGACGACTGGATGAGCTACTCGCCCGTCTACGGGCAGGAGATCCAGGACCTCTACCGCGCCGCCGTCGCGGACCGCGCCCCCGGCACCGCCCCGCTGCGCGGCCTCTACGAGGGCAAGCTGGCCGGTCCCGCGAGCGACTGGAAGTACGCCACCCACGTCATGGCCGCCGACGTCGACGCCGACGGCCGCGACGACCTGCTGGTCATCTGGAAGGACGGCGAGGCCACGCTCTACCCGGGCGACGGCCGCGGCGGCTTCGGCACCCCGCGCACCCTCGCCAAGCAGCAGAGCTTCTGGAAGAACGCCCGCTCGGTCACCACGGGCGACTTCACCGGCGACGGCCGCCCCGACCTGATGGTCCTGTGGGCCAAGGACGACAAGAAGGACACCTCCACCGGCAAGGTGAGCGTGTACTCCGACATCAGCGCGGCGCGGCTGACCGGCACCAAGGAGTACGTCGTCCAGCAGGCCGGCTCCGAGTGGAAGTACGCCACCGCGATCACCGCCGGCGCCTACGACCCGGGCAAGGCCGACGACGTCGTCGTCCGCTGGAAGGACGGTGACGTCACCCTGCACAGCGGCGTCACCGGCGGCGGCACCGGCCGCGAGCGGACGCTGGTGAGCAAGGACGCCGCCTGGAAGGACGCCGTCTCCCTCACCACCGCGCAGCTCTCCGGCAAGGGCGCCGACCTGCTCGTCCGCCGCGCGGACGGCAAGCTGGAGGCGTTCTCCGGCATCACCGCGACGTCCGGCCGCCTCGGCGCGTCCGCCGTCCTCCAGCCCGCCCACCCCTCGTACACCCGCAACTCCGCCATGGCGGCCGGCGACTTCACCACCTCCGGCCGGCGCGCCGACCTGCTGGTCCGCTGGACCGAGGGCGAAACCTCCCTCTACGAGGGCACCGGCCCGAAGCGGATCGGCACGTGGAAGACCATGGTGTCCCCGTGA
- a CDS encoding HAD family hydrolase codes for MIRAVVFDVGECLVDETREYGTWADWLGVPRHTFAATFGAVIAQGRDYRETFQAFRPGFDLHAERERRAAAGKPEWFGEADLYPDVRPALRELRAAGLWLAIAGNQTVRAGSLLRELFQEDVDLIGTSDDWGASKPDPEFFARVAKAVPFEAEEILYVGDRLDNDIRPAVAAGMRAALVRRGPWGVIQQHDPLASELPTFRIDHLTELSALVDTFNRGER; via the coding sequence GTGATCAGAGCTGTGGTCTTCGACGTCGGTGAATGCCTCGTGGACGAGACGAGGGAGTACGGGACTTGGGCGGACTGGCTGGGCGTACCGCGACATACGTTCGCCGCCACGTTCGGAGCGGTCATCGCCCAAGGCCGGGACTATCGCGAGACGTTCCAGGCCTTCCGCCCTGGGTTCGACCTTCACGCGGAGCGGGAGAGGCGCGCGGCGGCCGGGAAGCCGGAATGGTTCGGTGAGGCCGACCTCTATCCGGACGTACGGCCCGCTCTGCGGGAACTGCGTGCCGCCGGTCTGTGGCTGGCCATCGCGGGCAACCAGACCGTCCGAGCGGGGAGCCTGCTGCGTGAGCTGTTCCAGGAGGACGTGGATCTCATCGGCACCTCTGACGACTGGGGTGCGAGCAAGCCCGATCCCGAGTTCTTCGCCCGCGTCGCGAAGGCGGTGCCTTTCGAGGCCGAGGAAATCCTGTATGTGGGCGACCGATTGGACAACGACATCCGCCCGGCCGTCGCGGCGGGCATGCGAGCGGCTCTCGTTCGCCGCGGCCCGTGGGGCGTCATCCAGCAACACGATCCGCTCGCCTCGGAACTGCCGACCTTCCGCATCGACCACCTCACCGAGCTGAGCGCGCTCGTCGACACCTTCAATCGCGGAGAGCGCTGA
- a CDS encoding DUF397 domain-containing protein — translation MTKNRHIVTEFKKASASQGPYQECVEVARTADGGRAIRDSRDREGPVLFFTAGEWAAFADGMAKGEFDDL, via the coding sequence ATGACGAAGAATCGGCACATCGTAACGGAGTTCAAGAAGGCATCCGCCTCGCAGGGCCCGTACCAGGAATGCGTGGAAGTCGCCCGGACAGCTGACGGAGGGCGAGCCATACGGGACAGTCGGGATCGCGAAGGACCCGTCCTGTTCTTCACCGCCGGCGAGTGGGCCGCCTTCGCGGACGGCATGGCGAAAGGGGAGTTCGACGACTTGTAG
- a CDS encoding helix-turn-helix domain-containing protein, which translates to MPAGGRPTVRSRRLGATLRRYREAAKLDQEHAAEKIAGSKSKVSRIEAGQVTAKPGDVRLMLELYGVTDPVVSEHLEQLARVSNRRGWWMDHRLPDQFTDLVTLEGDASYIRTWQPLFIPGLLQTPDYVRTLTRHSSLNVYTAEAEEAFLKVKEERRRAISEKGAHFAAVIWEPALTAPMPSAEVHHEQLRYIVEMAQQPNVTVQVLPVSEWKAAHMASHFVVYSFGPEPAPEAVAFDTPTNTVIQEEPEDVAKHVRIFEALRSSALAPDQSVEFIRTAMKDIPESEKAE; encoded by the coding sequence ATGCCCGCAGGTGGGCGACCTACGGTTCGCAGCAGGCGACTTGGCGCGACACTGCGGCGCTACCGCGAGGCGGCCAAGCTGGACCAGGAGCATGCGGCAGAAAAGATCGCCGGCTCCAAGTCCAAGGTGAGCCGCATCGAAGCGGGGCAAGTCACCGCCAAGCCGGGCGATGTGCGCCTCATGCTCGAACTGTACGGAGTCACCGACCCCGTCGTCAGTGAACACCTTGAGCAACTTGCCCGGGTCAGCAATCGACGCGGCTGGTGGATGGACCACCGGCTCCCGGACCAGTTCACCGACCTCGTCACCCTCGAAGGCGACGCCTCATACATTCGCACCTGGCAGCCGCTGTTCATCCCCGGCTTGCTCCAAACCCCGGACTACGTGCGCACGCTGACGCGGCACTCCAGCCTCAATGTCTACACAGCGGAAGCCGAAGAAGCCTTCCTGAAGGTCAAGGAAGAACGGCGCCGCGCGATCAGCGAGAAGGGTGCGCACTTCGCGGCGGTGATCTGGGAGCCAGCCCTTACGGCACCCATGCCGTCCGCCGAAGTCCACCACGAACAGCTGCGCTACATCGTAGAGATGGCGCAGCAGCCGAATGTGACGGTTCAAGTCCTTCCGGTGAGCGAGTGGAAAGCCGCACACATGGCAAGTCACTTCGTGGTCTACAGCTTCGGCCCGGAGCCCGCACCGGAAGCCGTAGCCTTCGACACCCCCACGAACACTGTCATCCAGGAGGAACCGGAGGACGTCGCCAAGCACGTCCGCATCTTTGAAGCGTTGCGCTCGTCCGCTCTGGCTCCCGATCAGAGCGTGGAATTCATCCGGACCGCGATGAAGGACATCCCGGAAAGCGAGAAAGCTGAATGA
- a CDS encoding 4a-hydroxytetrahydrobiopterin dehydratase yields the protein MTEAKEPLSEQEISDRLLSLSGWRRADESEAISRGFRIRYHGGVALIVHVADVERLIGHHADIDLRWDHVRFTITTHDAGYRLTEADFDLARRIDAIAVAHGAEPL from the coding sequence ATGACGGAAGCCAAGGAACCACTCTCCGAGCAGGAGATCAGCGACCGGCTGCTCTCCCTTTCCGGGTGGCGGCGGGCGGACGAGAGCGAGGCGATCAGCCGTGGCTTCCGGATCCGCTACCACGGGGGTGTGGCCCTGATCGTGCATGTGGCGGACGTCGAGCGGCTCATCGGCCACCATGCGGACATCGATCTCCGCTGGGATCATGTGCGGTTCACTATCACGACGCACGATGCCGGATACCGGCTCACCGAGGCTGACTTCGACCTGGCGCGCCGGATCGACGCGATCGCGGTGGCGCACGGGGCGGAGCCCCTGTAG
- a CDS encoding helix-turn-helix domain-containing protein, translating to MPPRTTPTERQKRLGSELRKMRTAAGVSTDYAARLLGVDRTKISHMESGTRVVSPERLRILACNYACSDERYIEALADMATDRKQGWWERYRADLPPGMLDIAELEWHAERVLTSQVMHLPGLLQTEDYARSIFAAVLPPPSRLEVELRVAFRMERARVLRGDRPLDYVGYIHETALRTRFGGRDVTRRQLEYLAEVSELDHVVLRVVPVSSGAFPGAGHSLLYAEGPVRQLDTAQLDSELGPLFWHAELQLTKCRAQLAWMENAALDREESRALIRAVAREL from the coding sequence ATGCCGCCCAGAACGACACCCACCGAGCGCCAGAAGAGGCTGGGGAGCGAGCTGCGCAAAATGCGCACCGCGGCCGGGGTTTCCACCGACTACGCAGCCCGCCTGCTCGGCGTCGACCGTACGAAGATCTCCCACATGGAGTCCGGGACGCGCGTCGTCTCACCGGAGAGGCTGCGCATCCTCGCCTGCAACTACGCGTGTTCCGACGAGCGGTACATCGAGGCCCTCGCCGACATGGCCACCGACCGCAAACAGGGCTGGTGGGAGCGGTACCGGGCGGACCTGCCGCCCGGCATGCTCGACATCGCGGAACTGGAGTGGCACGCGGAACGGGTCCTGACCTCCCAGGTCATGCACCTCCCCGGGCTCCTCCAGACCGAGGACTACGCCCGCTCGATCTTCGCGGCGGTGCTGCCGCCGCCGAGCCGGCTGGAGGTGGAGCTCCGGGTGGCCTTCCGGATGGAACGGGCCCGCGTCCTGCGCGGCGACCGGCCGCTGGACTACGTCGGGTACATCCACGAGACCGCGCTGCGCACCCGCTTCGGCGGCCGGGACGTGACCCGGCGCCAACTGGAGTACCTGGCCGAGGTGTCCGAACTGGACCACGTCGTCCTCCGGGTCGTCCCGGTCTCCAGCGGCGCCTTCCCGGGCGCCGGGCACTCGCTGCTCTACGCGGAGGGGCCGGTCCGGCAACTGGACACGGCGCAGCTGGATTCCGAACTGGGGCCGCTCTTCTGGCACGCGGAGCTGCAGTTGACGAAGTGCCGGGCGCAGCTCGCGTGGATGGAGAACGCGGCTCTGGACCGGGAGGAGTCCCGGGCTCTGATCCGCGCGGTGGCGCGGGAGCTTTGA
- a CDS encoding alkaline phosphatase D family protein, protein MAREMRQRRSDRELSGREVGEDPFTLGVASGDPLPDGVVLWTRLAPRPLEADGGLPPECRIPVEWAVAADEELREIVQGGTAVADGADAHSVHVEVGGLDPARTYWYRFRCGRWTSPVGRTRTAPAPGADVRQVRVGLTSCQQYDEGYYTALAHLAREDDLDAVLFVGDYIYENEINAQAGARGYTGEQRLPEVFDHWLTTLDGYRLRYALGKTDADLRAAHAAHPWIVTWDDHEVENNYAAAVSQHNLPTDEFLRRRAAAYRAYWEHMPLREAQRPCGPDALLYRRFGYGDLVRFDVLDTRQYRSDQAYGDGWQYPGPESEDPARTLTGAEQEAWLLDGFRESSALWNVVVQQVAFCQRKGNVGRAKVSMDAWDGYPASRHRILQGARDAGVANLVVLSGDVHVHYAMDIKEDFDDPASATLGVEIVGTSVSSGFDGVERPDDWENVMRVNPHIKYYAERRGYVVVTFTPDAVRADYRVLPYATRPGAPVGTDASFVSRAGRPGFVPA, encoded by the coding sequence ATGGCGCGCGAGATGCGACAGCGGCGGTCGGACAGGGAGTTGAGCGGGCGGGAGGTGGGCGAGGATCCGTTCACCTTGGGGGTCGCCTCCGGCGATCCGCTGCCGGACGGCGTCGTGCTCTGGACGAGACTGGCGCCCCGGCCGCTGGAGGCGGACGGCGGGTTACCGCCGGAGTGCCGGATTCCGGTGGAGTGGGCGGTCGCGGCCGACGAGGAGCTGCGGGAGATCGTCCAAGGCGGGACCGCGGTGGCCGACGGGGCGGACGCGCACAGCGTGCACGTCGAGGTGGGCGGGCTGGACCCCGCGCGGACGTACTGGTACCGCTTCCGTTGCGGGCGCTGGACCAGCCCGGTGGGGCGGACGCGGACCGCGCCCGCGCCCGGGGCCGACGTCCGTCAGGTGAGGGTGGGGCTGACGTCCTGCCAGCAGTACGACGAGGGCTACTACACGGCCCTCGCGCACCTCGCGCGGGAGGACGACCTGGACGCCGTCCTCTTCGTCGGCGACTACATCTACGAGAACGAGATCAACGCCCAGGCGGGGGCACGTGGTTACACCGGCGAGCAGCGGCTGCCGGAGGTGTTCGACCACTGGCTGACCACCCTCGACGGCTACCGGCTGCGCTACGCGCTCGGCAAGACCGACGCCGACCTCCGGGCCGCGCACGCCGCGCACCCCTGGATCGTCACCTGGGACGACCACGAGGTCGAGAACAACTACGCCGCCGCCGTCTCCCAGCACAACCTGCCCACCGACGAGTTCCTGCGCCGCCGCGCCGCCGCCTACCGCGCGTACTGGGAGCACATGCCGCTGCGCGAGGCGCAGCGCCCGTGCGGGCCGGACGCGCTGCTGTACCGGCGGTTCGGGTACGGGGACCTGGTGCGGTTCGACGTCCTCGACACCCGGCAGTACCGCTCCGACCAGGCGTACGGGGACGGCTGGCAGTACCCCGGGCCCGAGTCCGAGGACCCGGCGCGCACGCTCACCGGGGCCGAGCAGGAGGCGTGGCTGCTGGACGGTTTCCGGGAGTCGTCCGCGCTCTGGAACGTCGTCGTCCAGCAGGTGGCCTTCTGCCAGCGGAAGGGGAACGTCGGGCGGGCCAAGGTCTCGATGGACGCTTGGGACGGGTACCCGGCCTCGCGCCACCGGATCCTCCAGGGCGCGCGGGACGCGGGCGTCGCCAACCTCGTCGTCCTCTCCGGCGACGTCCACGTCCACTACGCGATGGACATCAAGGAGGACTTCGACGACCCCGCCTCCGCCACCCTGGGCGTCGAGATCGTCGGCACGTCCGTGTCCAGCGGGTTCGACGGGGTCGAGCGGCCGGATGACTGGGAGAACGTGATGCGGGTCAATCCGCACATCAAGTACTACGCGGAGCGCCGGGGTTACGTCGTCGTCACCTTCACCCCGGACGCCGTCCGGGCCGACTACCGCGTCCTGCCGTACGCCACGCGGCCGGGGGCGCCCGTGGGGACCGACGCGAGCTTCGTGTCCCGGGCGGGGCGGCCGGGGTTCGTCCCCGCGTGA